TTTAAGGCTATCAAGCTCAATGATACTAGGTATAGACTTGAATCGGCTCAAGAAGTTGCCGACCTGTTAAGGTGGATGACAAAATCATTATCACTATCAAGAAGCTTCAAGCATCTAATAAAACAAGATCTCTGTGATAATTTTCACCTTCTTAAATTCAGGCCCCAATTCAATGGAAGGATTTGCAGGATTTTTCCTAGCTGCATTTCGGAGAACAAAGCCATCTTCTAATGTATAGAGATCAGACTGCcgcaaagaagaaaaggaaggaaaacaaaacaaaaaaggactGTAAGACAAACCTCAAAAAACTATTCAAGATCCTATTCCTAATGTCAGAGAAGAGGGTAACCTGGACAAGAAGCAAATCCGAAGTTGCCTTCACTGGAAGGAACCGAGATCGAGGTACATTGATACCAATGGCATTATCAAAGAACTGGTTGAGCCAAGATGAAAAGAATAACAAGATCAAATTTCAACTTTTAGAAACATCTTAGGAATAAGTTTATGTACAATAAGTACCCTAATTGCTGCACCAGCTGCAGTTTCCAGCTGAAGAACTTTGATTCCATCCACTTCCTACATACAAGATTAACTTCTACCAGTTACTTGCCTGTCTAAGCATCAGAAATCCGGATCAAATATAGGAGCATCACcataagaaaaatcaaatatacCTTTGGGTTTGGTATGATCTCCATCTTTAGTGCATCAGCTTCCACAAGCCTCTTAATTGCCTTCAAGTTAACCCACCTGTGTGAAATCTTGTTAGCATTCAATCAATGTTTGTTAATAGCACTTAGGCCAACATGACTTACAAATTGTTTGtgttgaaaattttgaacttcTCTATCGACTTGAACTCATTGACCTGTTTCAAAGAAACCACTTCATGTCAACCACAAACTTGCCAAAGACATCTTCACACAAATTTTAGATTATGACAACCTCATTATTGCAAAAAGCACTTTGCTTGGATAATCATGGCCACCCTATTCTGGTTGACTGGTGGAGACAGACACGAAATTACTCAAAACTTAACTTGCATGATATCACCTCCTTCGTTAAATTGATACTTCCATGTTTCTCAacgttttttttcttctctatagGTAAACACATTCACATACTATTAgggaatgatttttttattagtatttatAAATAGTTAATAAGTACTTACACCATTTATTTTCCAACATGGATCCTATACACCTTGCACCGACCCTCTCTTTTGTTGTTCTACCTCCCAGTTCAGGAAATATCAATTATGAAATTATGAAATGGTGCCTATTTTTCAGAGCAGTTAAGCAGTCAATTAAGTTCTTCAATCCATTTTGCATCATGAGCTTCTTTTGGTGATGAGCTACACCAACATATAGCAAAGAATTAGCTTAGCTGATACCTCGCTGGTTGAATTATGTCAATTATTATATCCATATAATGCCAATTTTGTATTACGGTCTTTTGAATTAGTACACTATTACAACTGCCTAGCTGGCTGTGTATCAGCTTGGCTATATAAGGGACTCTAGCAACTCAGTTGTATCTTTGGTCTTCTATAGAGAGAATTCTGGATACTGAAAGCAGTACTCAATCTACAAAGTGAAATTAAAATGGCAAAGGAAaccaaaagaagagaaaagattgGAAGATAGAACGAGAACTTACATGTTCATCAGGAACCTGTGCTATTTCCAGTAGCTGCATCAcgtaattaaagaaaaaatgtcaATAAATGCAATCatttataaagaaaaactagaaaCTATCATATATCACATTTCTATGTACTAGACTTTAGAAAATTGTAGTGTATTGGTGGTATCAGAAAGCAGATGCTGATCGCCTACAATATAATCTTCATTAAAATTCTTTATAGAAACAATACCCTACTACGTTGCAGGTATTGAAAGCATTCTCATGTAAGATGTCATATACAAGAGAGTTTGTAGTTCGGGCCAGCAAAAGTTAAGTCCACAAATGGAAGATGGGAAGCATTTTCCTTTCAGCTAGCTAAAAACCTAGCGATAAGCCTTGTCTTTAAAAACTATGTTCCTTGTACATGtgacaatatgccaatatgtTTATATTCCTTTTCAAAAATTGGccaaaatgagaaattttggAAGGGTAATTAATACTGGCTGTATAATgactaaaattttaatattggAAAAACTAAATCTATTATATgagaaagagtaatgttagaaagaGGACAAGAGTCATCCTTGTATCCTCCCAAAtgtgaggtggcttttaaaatcaccattaaacttaaaatgatcattattagattttgatcattATATGTCAAGAGCATATGCAACATACCGCTAAtgctttaattttatatttagatttatCCCAAGCAAATCACAATTGAGCATCTAGATAAAAACTAACTTCAAAACCTCTGCCGTGCTTCTGacaaaacaaaatcagaagCTTGCAATgaagcaaaattaaaaatggaTGATAATTATATACCTGAACCCTTCCTTCATAAGAAATGAGAGTGCCGCCCTTCACATCAGCCAAGGTTTTGGGTGTCACTTCCATGCAGTATTCATTCTTGTTGTGGACCAAATGATTTAAGATTTCTAAGAAAGCCAGTTAAGGATAGAGGCAGttgaaaggatttttttttctccatgcAGTATCATCAAAAACGAAGCTAGAAACCAAAAGATGTCACTGAGAACCAATTTCAGGATACTCATGTCAACAATAGCACCCAAGTTATCCGAGTTGGCAATAAAGACATACTCCTTACCCTGGTTCAGAGACAAAAAGGAAATATGGCAAAAGATAAAGCTTATGAGCATACTGGTGTCTCAGTGAACATTCAGGTGATCATAAAATGCATCATGGTGCTGACCTGTGCTAACAGTGCATCAAGTTTGCCACTGTTCTTCAAGGATGGGAATACATCCCCATGGCCAGGAGGATACCTTCATGTCACATGCATTCAGAAGTCATGAGTGGAAAggcaaaaaatgaaataaataaaccacTAAAGGCAAAGGACTCTAGTAGTTTTGAtggccttttctttttatagctAAAGACACCTAGCTATAAGGGggaaaaatcaagaaaaggaTGAAAATAAAGTACATTAGGAAAATCTAAAGTAGTTGTCCTGAGGTAAAgagtattgaagaagaaagagtttAGTTCTACCACCATCCTCTCGCAGTCTATAGATCGTATTTCTGAGTTTACCATAGTTGTACAAGCACGAAAGTCTATGGATAAACATTCACGTGTAAGTAGAAAAAGAGCAAAACTCAGTTTGCAAGGATTAACAACTGCATATATCTAGCATCTTGCCAACATTTTGCATCAGTTAAAATTATTCGAGTTTCACCATGAGATGATAAAGTGTAAgccaaataataaatttaaataaaaaaaacataccaTCCATCTTTGCCAGTCTGTCCTTTGCTTGGCAGTGGACTAAAGTCATCAACAACAAGACGAGGATACTGGCTCTGTGTAAATCCAAAGATTCGGGATAAAGTATAAATATGTTGTTTTGAGTTTTCAGTAAACAGGAAGTAGTTACTAAAGCAGAGCTATTAGAGAATCGatatgcttagaaaaaaaaaatgttaagaatCAGTATCACGGACCTGATTAAAAGTATGAATATCAACATTTGAGCTAGAGTATCTTTCCACGATCTGAACCAGACAACAAACTTGTTAGTGCATTAggaaaatctaataaaaaagaGATTACAGTATAAGTGAGTAAAAGTAAAGACAATTTACCTTCAATGTATCATCATGAGTGTTGAATGAGTTCATTAGAAGCAACGGAACATTGCACCCGTATTTTGAATTGAGATTCTATAAACAATTGAAGTTTAGTTGCAAGCCAAGGTATAACAAccaaaaggggggaaaaaaagtGTAGCATAAACGACAAAGACCTCAATCTGGATAACAATCAAGTCAAGAAATGTCAGCCCATTCCGAACTTCAATGACAGACCTGCATTTCAATTTATTAGAAACAAATTTATCAATGGAAAGTTCAAGGGA
This window of the Corylus avellana chromosome ca5, CavTom2PMs-1.0 genome carries:
- the LOC132181251 gene encoding UTP--glucose-1-phosphate uridylyltransferase — its product is MAAAILNAANAEKLNNLKSAIDGLNQISENEKTGCINLVARYLSGEAQHVEWSKIQTPTDEVVVPYDTLAPTTDDPVEAKKLLDKLVVLKLNGGLGTTMGCTGPKSVIEVRNGLTFLDLIVIQIENLNSKYGCNVPLLLMNSFNTHDDTLKIVERYSSSNVDIHTFNQSQYPRLVVDDFSPLPSKGQTGKDGWYPPGHGDVFPSLKNSGKLDALLAQGKEYVFIANSDNLGAIVDMKILNHLVHNKNEYCMEVTPKTLADVKGGTLISYEGRVQLLEIAQVPDEHVNEFKSIEKFKIFNTNNLWVNLKAIKRLVEADALKMEIIPNPKEVDGIKVLQLETAAGAAIRFFDNAIGINVPRSRFLPVKATSDLLLVQSDLYTLEDGFVLRNAARKNPANPSIELGPEFKKVGNFLSRFKSIPSIIELDSLKVVGDVWFGTGVTLKGKVSIVAKPGEKLEIPDGAVLENKEINAHEDL